One window from the genome of Ensifer canadensis encodes:
- a CDS encoding ABC transporter permease translates to MELIMNMPNPILARLNKMPRATLITIGLFVALGTFAPWLAPQDSSAQNLLEAGLGPTAAHWLGTDHLGRDTFSRLIIAANTSLVSVGSVLGIAMTIGIVLGTIAGYHRGWVDDLLMRIVDVGLSVPSLIISLAVIGIVGPGYWTMVLALALAWWPMSGRISRAVAVSIMSKPHIEALRVLGASPWRIYFGHLLPGTIGSVMVYATADAGTAALAVATLSFLGLGIQPPTPEWGQMLVDALPYLESDPRQVLLPGLALTAAVIGFNTLGESIALNRIPKPLTRRMLAARRLEVASWGKENSDA, encoded by the coding sequence ATGGAGCTGATCATGAACATGCCCAATCCTATCCTGGCCCGATTGAACAAGATGCCGCGGGCGACCTTGATTACCATCGGCCTATTCGTTGCTCTGGGTACTTTCGCGCCCTGGCTGGCGCCCCAGGACTCGAGCGCCCAAAACCTGCTGGAGGCCGGTCTCGGGCCAACGGCCGCACACTGGCTCGGAACCGATCACCTCGGTCGTGATACGTTTAGCCGTCTGATTATCGCTGCGAACACGTCGCTGGTGAGCGTCGGCTCGGTTCTCGGTATCGCCATGACCATCGGTATCGTGCTCGGAACGATCGCTGGTTACCACCGGGGCTGGGTGGACGACCTCCTGATGCGCATCGTTGATGTGGGCCTGTCCGTACCGAGCCTGATCATCTCGCTGGCCGTGATCGGGATCGTCGGTCCCGGATACTGGACGATGGTGCTGGCGCTGGCACTTGCCTGGTGGCCCATGAGTGGGCGTATCAGCCGCGCCGTGGCAGTCAGCATCATGAGTAAGCCTCATATCGAGGCGCTGCGGGTGCTGGGAGCCAGTCCCTGGCGCATCTATTTCGGCCATCTCCTCCCCGGTACGATCGGTTCGGTGATGGTCTATGCGACGGCAGACGCCGGCACTGCCGCTCTGGCGGTTGCGACGCTGAGCTTCCTTGGCCTCGGCATTCAGCCGCCAACGCCGGAATGGGGCCAGATGCTCGTCGACGCGTTGCCCTATCTCGAATCCGACCCGCGTCAGGTTCTGCTGCCGGGGCTTGCCCTCACGGCCGCCGTCATCGGCTTCAACACCCTCGGGGAGTCCATCGCTCTCAACCGCATTCCAAAACCGCTCACTCGGCGCATGCTCGCAGCGCGTCGGCTTGAGGTCGCAAGCTGGGGCAAGGAGAATTCCGATGCGTGA